The genomic region GCCCCGCCCGCACGGCCGTTGACCAGGGACGGTCAACAGCCTGATGCTCTCTCACACCCCGCCGCCGATCCGGACGGTGTCGGGACAGCGTGCCCCCCACTTCCTTTCCCTGCCTTCACCGCACGGAGGAAACGCCATGCCTTCTCCCGGAACGACTCCGAGAGCACCCCGAGCCCGGACGCGGCTGCGCAAGGCGCTCGCCGTCGCCGCGCTCGCCGCCCTCGGCCCGGCCCTGACCGTCGCGACGACCACCCCCGCCGCGGCCGCGACCACCCCCACGGTCAACGCCGCCAACACCAGCACCAGCAACACCGCCGGCACCAGCACCAGGACCAGCGCCAATGCCGCCACCGCCGGCGGTACCTGGCGCACGCTCAACATCACCATGCAGCAACAGCAGAACACCAACTGGTGCTGGGCGGCCAGCGGCGACACCATCGCCAGCTACTTCGGCTACAGCTACAGCCAGAACCAGTTCTGCAACGCCGCGTTCGGCCGGTCCATCGACTCCAGCTGCCCCAACAGCCAGGCCGCGCTGGACAACGTGCAGAACGCGCTGAGCTGGATCGGCATCAACCCGGGCAACTACGTCAGCGGGTACCTGTACTACAGCACCGTGCAGAACGAGATCAACAACAACCGTCCGGTGGAGACCAGGATCCAGTGGTCCTCCGGCGGCGGCCACATGGAGGTGCTGTACGGCTACGACACCGGCAACAACTGGGTGTACTGGGGCGACCCGTGGCCCTCCGACTACCGCTACAACTGGGCGGACTACTGGTACTACGTCAACAACAGCTCGTTCTCCTGGACCCACTCCCTCTACCAGATCGGCGCGTGAGGAGGCCATGATGACGATCCGTCAGATCCGTCAGATCGGCGTGGCCATGGTGGCCGTCGCGGCGGCCACCGCCCTCGCCGCCCCGCTCGCGGCCGCCGACACCGCGCCCGCAGCAGTCGCGGCGCCCGCCGCCGCGCCCGCTGCCGTGGCCCCGAGCAACCTGGCCCCGAGCGACCTGGCCGCCGCCCGGGGTGCGGTGCAGACCCCGGCGGTGCTCGACCAGCTGGGCCACTTCTTCGCCCGCAAGGGCGTTCCGCCCACCAAGCCGCTCCAGCTCAGCGCGGCGGCCGAGGCGCAGGCCGCCGCCCAGTCGGCCCCGCAACTGGTCGGCTCGACGGTCCCCGTCTACACCCTGGACCCGGGCTTCGTGGCCGGGACCGCCGGCGCACCGGTGGCCCGGGTGGACTTCGCCGCCACCAAGGTGGTCGCCGCCGACGGACAGCGCGCCTCGGTCTGGGCCGTGCAGCAGAACGGCAGTTGGCGGGTGGTGAACATCGCCTCCGGCAGCGACGAGACCGACTACGCGGCCCAGGGTGCGGCGGGAGGCGGTGGCACCGTCTTCCGGGAGCCGCAGCTCAACGCCTGGTACGTGCTGCGCGGCGGCCGGGTGCTGCCGTTGGACGCGGAGGCGCGCGGCTCGGTCGGCACCGGCGGCGTGACCCTGGCGGCGTACCAGCAGCTGGTGCACCAGCGGTACGGCGACAAGCTGCCCGGTTCGGCCTACGACAAGGCGGGCCTGGGCGGCGGCTTCTCGGTGAACCCGGTGGCAGTCGACCCGGTGGCGGCCAACCCGGTGCCGTTCAGCCCGGTGGCCGCCACGACCGGCGGTGGGTTGAACGTCCCGGCGGTCACCGCTGCCGCGACACTCGGTGTGACCGCGTTGGCGGGGGCGGGGCTGGCCGTCCGCCGTCGGCGGGTGCGCGACTGATCAGCTCAGTCACCAGCCGCACCACCAGTGCCCCCACGGCGACTTCCGTGGGGGCACTGCGTCAGGTCCGGGCACCTTAGGGCATTCAGTGCCGTTGGCGGCACCCGGAGTTGATGAAACATTGATGCATTGTTCGCCCGCCGTCGACTACGCCCTGTGACTGTCTGTGGATACGATATGCCGCTGGGTCAGGACGGGGAGAGGTGGCGATGGCCGTGAAGGACGCTCGGGACCTGCAGTTCTGGGGCACTGTCGCCGTGGTCGGCGCCGCGCTCGCGGTGGTGGCCGCCTACCTCGTCGACGGCGCCCCACTGGTCTGGGCGGTCGCCTCGGTGGAGGTGCTGCTGGTGATGGTCCATGTCGCGCGCCGGTTCCGGTCGGCGACCCAGGCGCACCACGCCCATCACGGCCGCCCGGACATCCGCCCGGACGCCGCGCACTGCGAGCGCTGCCGCCGGGCCCGCGAGCAGCGCAGCACCGCCGAGCGGACCGGTTCCGAGCGGACCGGTTTCGAGCGGACCGGTTCCGAGCGAGCCGGCTCAGGCGGTGGAGTAGGCCACCAGCGAGACGCCCACGTACTGCACGATGAAGGCCCCGAGGGTGAAGGCGTGGAAGACTTCGTGGAACCCGAACCAACGCGGTGACGGGTTCGGCCGCTTCAGCCCGTAGATCACGCCGCCCGCGCTGTAGAGCAGCCCGCCGACGATCATCAGGGTGATCACTGCGACCCCGCCGGTGCGCAGGAAGTCCGGCAGGAAGAAGACCGCAGCCCAGCCCAGCGCGAGGTAGCAGGGCGTGTAGAGCCAGCGCGGTGCGCCGACCCAGAAGACCCGGAACGCTATCCCGGCCAGCGCGCCGCCCCAGACCAGCCAGAGCAGCAGCTCCTGCCGTCCGCCCTTGAGCAGCAGGATGGTGAAGGGCGTGTAGGACCCCGCGATGATCAGGAAGATGTTCGCGTGGTCGAGGCGACGCAGTACGGCGTCGCCGCGCGGGCCCCAGTTGAACCGGTGGTAGACGGCGCTGACGCCGAAGAGCAGCCAGGCGCTCACCGAGTAGACCGTGCAGGCGATCCGCGCGGGGGTGGAGTCCGCCAGGCAGATCAGCACGATCCCCGCAGCCACCGAGGCCGGGAACATCCCCGCGTGCAGCCACCCGCGCCAGGCCGGCTTGACCAATGGAGGAGCAGGGCTCTCGGCAGCTTCGACTTGGTCCGCAGTCATGCTGCTCATGCTACCTACGGATGCGTAGGTTACTGACGGGTAGGAAGTGGCCTCCCTCACTTTTATCCATACTGGAGTGTTCGGGTGTGATCCAGGCGACTTTCGCCCCTGCCTCGACTGCCTCCGGATTGGCCAGTTTTTGTCCATCATGTAGCAAAAGTTGCTTCAAAACTGACGGCATGCCGTGTTGGCCCTTGAAGACCGGAGCTACGCTGCTAAGCACCCTCAACCCCCGAACGCCTGACTCATGGCTGAGTCGGCGTGAAACGGAGCGATCGTGTCGTCCGAGAACTCTGCCGTGAGCACGGCTGCCCCCACCCGCCACGCCCGCCTGGTGGCCTGGGTCAACGAGATCGCGGAGCTCACCCAGCCGGACCGCATCGAGTGGTGCGACGGCTCGGAGGAGGAGTACCAGCGTCTCGCCGACCTGCTGGTCGAGCAGGGCACCTTCAAGAAGCTGAACCCCGAGAAGCGCCCCAACTCCTACCTGGCGACCTCCGACCCGTCGGACGTCGCGCGCGTCGAGGACCGCACCTACATCTGCTCCGAGCAGGAGAAGGACGCGGGCCCGACCAACAACTGGAAGGCGCCCGCCGAGATGCGGGAGGTCTTCCAGGGTGAGAAGGGCCTGTTCCGCGGCGCGATGAAGGGCCGCACGATGTACGTCGTGCCGTTCTCGATGGGCCCGGTCGGCTCCCCGCTGGCCGCGTACGGCGTCGAGATCACCGACTCCGCCTACGTCGCCGTCTCGATGCGCGTGATGACCCGGATGGGCCAGGCCGTGCTCGACCAGCTCGGCGAGGACGGGGACTTCGTCAAGGCCGTGCACACCGTGGGCGCCCCGCTGGCCGAGGGTCAGGCGGACGTGCCGTGGCCGTGCAACACGACGAAGTACATCTCGCACTTCCCGGAGACCAAGGAGATCTGGTCCTTCGGCTCCGGCTACGGCGGCAACGCCCTGCTCGGCAAGAAGTGCTACGCGCTGCGCATCGCCTCCACCATGGCCCGCGACGAGGGCTGGCTGGCCGAGCACATGCTGGTGCTCAAGCTCACCGCGCCGAACGGCGAGGTCAAGTACGTCACCGCGGCCTTCCCGAGCGCCTGCGGCAAGACCAACCTGGCGATGCTCCAGCCGACCATCCCGGGCTGGAAGGTCGAGACGATCGGCGACGACATCGCCTGGATGCGCTTCGGCGCCGACGGGCAGCTCTACGCGATCAACCCGGAGGCCGGCTTCTTCGGCGTGGCCCCCGGCACCGGCGTGGACACCAACGCCAACGCGATCGAGACCCTCTGGGGCAACACCGTCTTCACCAACGTCGCGCTGACCGACGACGGCGACGTCTGGTGGGAGGGCCTGACCGAGGAGGCGCCGGCCCACCTGATCGACTGGCGCGGCAACGACTGGACGCCGGAGAGCGCTGCGGCACCCGGAGGGGGCCCGGCCGCCCACCCGAACGCGCGGTTCGCCGTCCCGGCCGCGCAGTGCCCGACCATCGCCCCCGAGTGGGAGGACCAGGCGGGCGTGCCGATCTCGGCCATCCTCTTCGGCGGCCGCCGGGCCACCGCCGTCCCGCTGGTCACCGAGTCCTTCGACTGGCAGCACGGCGTCTTCCTGGGCTCCAACATCGCCTCCGAGAAGACCGCCGCCGCCGAGGGCACCGTGGGCGAGCTGCGCCGCGACCCGTTCGCGATGCTGCCCTTCTGCGGCTACAACATGGGCGACTACTTCGCGCACTGGCTGAAGCTGGGCGCGCAGGCCGACGCGAGCAAGCTGCCGAAGATCTACTACGTCAACTGGTTCCGCAAGAACGCCGAGGGCAAGTTCGTCTGGCCCGGCTACGGCGAGAACAGCCGCGTGCTCAAGTGGATCGTCGAGCGCCTGCAGGGCACCGCCGAGGGCGTCGACACCCCGATCGGCGTGCTGCCGAGCCGGGACGCGCTGGACCTCGAGGGCCTGGATCTCTCGGACGCGGACCTGGAGCTGCTGCTCTCGGTGGACGCGGACATCTGGCGCCAGGAGGCCGCGCTCATCCCGTCCCACCTGGAGCTCTTCGGCGACCACACGCCGGAGGCCCTGTGGGAGGAGTACCGCGCGCTGCTGAAGCGCCTGGGCTGACGCCCGCGTGACCAGGTCTGGCCGCCGCTGCGGAGTGGCGCGGCGGCCAGACCGCTGAAAGCTTGGGCCACCGCCCGAAAAGCTGGACAGGTACGGCCGCAGTCTCAGGCTCGGCGATCCTCCCCGACCACGAGGGATCGCCGAGCTGCAGACTGCGGCCGTCGGCAAATCCGCGCCCGTCGGCACATCCCCGCCCGTCGGTACATCCCCGCATGTCGGTGGAGCAGCAGCGGCGGGTCAGACCTGCACGTACCCCGAGAGGAAGTCGCCGATCCGGGTCACCGCGTCCTCGATCTCCTCGGCGCGCGGCAGCGTGACCAGCCGGAAGTGGTCCGGCTCCGGCCAGTTGAAGCCGCTGCCCTGGACGATCAGGATCCGCTGCGAGCGCAGCAGGTCCAGCACCATCTGGGCGTCGTCCTTGATCTTGTACACCGAGGGGTCGAGCCGCGGGAACGCGTACAGCGCGCCCTTCGGCTTCACGCAGCTGACCCCGGGGATCTCGTTGAGCAGCCGGTAGGCCGCGTCCCGGGACTCCAGCAGTCGCCCGCCCGGCAGGATCAGGTCCTTGATCGACTGCCGACCGCCGAGTGCGGCCGCCACCGCGTGCTGCGCCGGCATGTTGGCGCACAACCGCATGCTGGCCAGCACGTTGAGGCCCTCGATGTAGCTGCGGGCCCGGTGCCGGTCGCCGGAGAGCACCATCCAGCCGGACCGGAACCCGGCCACCCGGTAGGCCTTGGACATCCCGTTGAAGGTGACGCAGAACAGGTCGGGGGCCAAGGTGGCCAGCGGCACGTGCACCGCGTCGTCGTAGAGGATCTTGTCGTAGATCTCGTCCGCGTAGACCACCAGCTTGTGCCGCCGGGCGATCTCCACGATCCCCTCCAGCACCTCCTGCGGGTAGACCGCGCCGGTGGGGTTGTTGGGGTTGATCACCACGATCGCCCGGGTCCGGTCGGTGATCTTGGCCTGGATGTCGGCCAGGTCCGGGTACCACTCGGACTGCTCGTCGCAGCGGTAGTGCACGGCGGTGCCGCCGGCCAGGCTGACCGAGGCGGTCCACAGCGGGTAGTCGGGTGCGGGGACCAGCACCTCGTCGCCGTCGTCGAGCAGCGCGGTCATCGCCAGCTGGATCAGCTCCGAGACGCCGTTGCCGAGGAAGACGTCCTCCACGGTCAGGCCGTGCAGCCCGCGCTCCTCGTAGTGCATCACCACCGCGCGGCGCGCCGAGAGCAGGCCCTTGGAGTCGCCGTAGCCGTGCGCGGAGGCCAGGTTGCGCAGGATGTCCTGGAGGATCTCCGGCGGCGCGTCGAAGCCGAACGCGGCGGGGTTGCCGGTGTTCAGCTTGAGGATGCGGTGCCCCTGGTCCTCCAGTCGCATCGCCTCGTCGAGCACCGGGCCGCGGATGTCGTAACAGACATTGGCGAGCTTGCTGGACTGGATGACCTGCATGGTCAAACTCTACGGGGCCGCCGCCGGAGGATGCGCGTGTTCTTTGCCACGAACTGGGCGGCCGCTGCTGCTCACGGGGCGGTCAGTGCGTACAGGGCCAGGCCGAAGCCCGCGTAGAGCAGGGTGCCGTCGGTGGCCAGCCGCCATTCGGCGCCGAACCGCGAGTCCGGCGCGAAGATCCCGTCCACCCGCTGCCGGCGCAGATCGACCCGGTACAGGTGCCCCAGTGCGCCGGGGACGAAGAGGCTGTCCCGCACCACCATCGGCCGGGCCGGCGCGGGCGGGGCCGGCAGCGGGCAGGTCCAGCGCAGCCGCAGGTCCGCCGCGTCGTAGGCGCGCAGCAGCGGTTCGCCGCAGGCGGTGAGCACCAGGTCCTGGTACACGGCGGCCGGGGTCCACGGTCCCTGGGCGCCGTGCGGCAGGTAGTCGTGGTGCAGTTCGCTGGAGTCCGCCGCGCCGAGTGACTGCAGCATCGACTCGTCCTGCCCGACCGGCAGGTAGAGCCGGCTGCCGTCCGGCGCGAGGGTGGCCCAGCTGGACCGGGTGACCGAGGTGGTGCCGGGCTGCCAGATGTAGCCGCGGGCCGGGTAGGCCCACAGCTTGCGGCCGTTGGCGGTGGCGCGGGCCACCAGGTGGCCGGTGTCGTCGGCGAAGATCAGCTGGTTGCGCGGGGTGAGGCCGCGGAAGGCCGAGGTGGTGTCGTAGATCAGGCCGGTCGGCGCGATCGGGTCGGTGAACGCCCACCGGGTCCGCTCGGTGGCCGGCGGCAGGGCGAACCAGGCGAAGCTGACCGGCAGCCCGACGACGGGGGCCTGGACCGGACCGCCGCCGTACACGGTGTAGTCGTCGGCGGCCAGCAGGGTGCTCGGCATGATGGTGCCGAGCTCCTCGCTCAGCAGCGGGCCGATCGCGGAGTTCAACGCGCCGTCCGGGACGCTGACGCAGAGCACCGAGCCGCCACTGAGCGCGAACGCGAGCTGGCCGCTGACCACCGGGTCGGTCATCAGCGAGTCGGTGGAGTAGGCCCAGACTTGCTGGCCGGACCGGCGGTCGAGGGCGATCAGTCTGGTCTCGTCGGTGTAGAGGACCAGGTGGTACGCCGGGGCGGGGGCGAACTGCAGCAGCGGCGGGGCGCTGCTCACCTGCCACAGCGGGTCGAGGAAGGGCGGCTTGCTCGGCGGTGCGGGTGGCTGCCGACGCGCCGCCGCCCAGCCGAGGCCGCCCGCCGCCGCTGCCACGGTCGCGCCGGTGAGCAGCACCGCGCGACGGGAGAGCCCGGGCCCGGTCTCCTTGGACAGCGCCCCGCCGAGCCGGATCAGGGCGCGCCCGAGCCCGGCCGTCGCGCTGGTGCGCCCGCTGCCGCCGGTGCCGCCGGTGCCGCCGGTGTCGCCGGTGTCGAGTGGGCGCGGGTCCGGCGGGCGCAGGTAGCCCTCGGCTGCGGCGCTGTCGCGCGCCAGCGCGGCCCGGACCGGCTCAGGCAGCCAGTCGGGCTCGAAGTCCAGGTCGGAGCCGCTCTGCCCGCTGGCGTCGCCTGCCAGCAGTCGGGCGCGCAGCAGTCGGGCGATCGGGCGGTCCATCGGGTCGTGCGCCATCAGTTCGCGCAGCAGCGGGCGCAGCGTGGCCGGCACCGCCCGCAGGTCGGGACCGCGTCCGCCGAGCCGGGCCAGCACCCCGGGCAGCACGGTGGAGGCGCCGAGCGGTCCGGGCACCAGGTGCGGCCCGCTGCCGGTGACCGCGTAGACCAGCACCGCGCCGAGCGCGTAGAGGTCCCCGGCCGGGCCGGCCCGGAAGCCGGCCGCCTGCTCGGGGGCCATGTAGCCGGGGGTGCCCAGCACCGCACCGGTCCGGGTCAGCGCCGGAGCCCCGGCGGCCCGGGCGATGCCGAAGTCGATCACCCGGGGGCCGTCCGGAGTCAACAGCACGTTGGCGGGCGTCAGATCGCGGTGCGCCAGCCCGGCCTCGTGGATCGCGGTCAGCGCCTCGGCGAGTCCCGCGCCTAGCTGACGCACCGTCAGTTCTGGCAGTGCACCGCACTCGTGGACCAAATCGCGCAGGGAGCCGCCGCGCACGTACTCGGTGGCGAGCCAGGGCGTCGGGCCTTCCGGGTCGGCGTCCACCAGGGCGGCCACGTACGGACTGCGCACCGTCCGGGCCGCCGTCACCTCGGCCCGGAACCGCGGCAGGTAGTCGCGGCCCCGGGCGTAGTCGGCGTCCACCACCTTGACCGCCACCGGCCGTCCGTCGTCCGGCGCCTGCGCCAGGTAGACCCGGCCCATGCCGCCGGAGCCGAGCCGGGCGAGCAGCTCGAACGGCCCGACGGCCGGCGGATCCTGTGGCCCGAGCGGTTGCGGCCCCATCGATGTGTGCCCCCGTGCGCCTCGTTGACGGTCGGTCAGATCACTACTGTGCTGGGCCGGCGGCCGGCTGGGAAGAGCCGACCGGGTGGCGGTCGGTTCGAGTCGGTCGGTCAGACCGGCGGCAGCGCGTAGACCGTCGAGGCGAAGGTCGCGTAGAGCCGTTCGCCGTCGGTGGCCAGGAACCAGTCGTCGCCGGTGTCCAGGCCGTTCTTGAAGGTCCAGCGGATCTTCGCCTGCTTGATGTCCACCGCGTACACCCCCTCGGCGCCCCGGCCCGGAACGAACAGCGTCTCATGCACCAGGACCGGCGGGACCAATCCCGAAGCCGGTCGGGGCAGCGGGCAACTCCACAGCGGCTTACCGGTCTTGGCGTCCCAGGCGGTGACCGCGCTGGTGCCGTCGCCGCCGTAGACCACACCGCCCGCCGCCGTCACGGGGGTGAACATCCGCTTCTCGCCGGCCGGCACCTTGATCTCCCACTGCTGGACGCCGTCGCTCAGCCGTACCGCCTGCAGGCCGGTGGACTCGGCCAGGCAGTACGCCTGGGTGTCGTCGGCGGCGGGCGGAAAGGCCGCCTTGGCGCCGGTGGTGGCGAACCAGACCTGCCGGCCGTCACCGCCGCTGCGGGCCACCAGGTTGTCCTGGTCGTCGGTGTAGTAGAGGTTGCCGCCGGCCACCAGGCTGTCGACCAGCGGGTCGGTGCCCTTCTTGCGCGGCTGGAACCAGACCTGGTCCTTGCCGTCGAGCGAGAAGCCGAACACGCCGTCGGTGCCGCTGGTGGTGACCTCTCCGGCGGGCAGCAGGGTGCCCAGCAGGAAGACGGTGTGGTCGTCGGCGCCCAGCAGGGTGCTCGCGCTGATCGTCCGGCCGTCCGGGAACTTGGTCACCGACTGCCAGTTGGGCACGCCGCTCCTGGAGTCGTAGCCCGCCACGCCGTTGAAGGTGCTGACGAACGCCCGGCCGCCGCCGCTGCCCAGGTAGGTCGCGCTGACCTCGCGGCGGGACCAGAGCACCGCGCCGGTGCTCGCGTCCAGCCCGACCAGCGCGTCACCGGGCGGGTGCAGCACGCCGTTCGAGATCCGCACGGGGGCGTAGGCGAGCCGGCCCTGCGCCGGGTACGTCCACAGCGGGCTCGGCGGCACGCCGTCCGGGCGGGCGCTGGTCGGGGCCGGGGCGGGCGTGCCGCTGGCAGTGGAGTTGGGGAACGAGGTGACCTGCGGGGAGGGCGAGGCCGGCGCGGTGGGGGAGCCGTTCGCGCTCGGCTTGCCGCCGCCGCTGCCGGAGAGCGCCCAGCCGGCGCCACCGGCCGCCGCCAGCGCGAGCACGCCGCCGCCGGCCAGCAGCAGGCCGCGCCGCGAGGGGCGGGACGCGGCGGGGGTCGTGGTGGTGGTGCCGGGGGTCGTGGTGGACGCGGTGCCGAGCTTCATCGTCCCCGGGTCGGCGGCCGGCCGACCGTCCGTCGCCGTCGGGGAGTACGCCGGGTGGACCGGGCCGGCGGTCGTCGCCGCGCGCTCGGGCGCCTCCATGTCCATCACCGAAGCCGCGTGCCGGGCCAGCGCGGAGGCCACCGGCGCCGGCAGCCAGCCGTCGCGCAGCAGCGCCTCCGGGCCCTCGGGCGCCAGCATCGCCGACAGCTGCTCGGCGGTGGGCCGCCGGGCCGGGTCCTTGGCCAGGCAGGCACCGACCGCTCCCCGCAGCTCCTCGGGCAGCACGCTCAGGTCCGGCTGGTCGTGCACCACCCGGTACAGCTGCGCCGCCGGACCCGACTCGCTCTCGAACGGGCCGTGCCCGGCCGCCGCGTAGAGCAGGACCGAGCCGAGCGAGAAGACGTCCCCCGCCGGGCCCATCGGCTGACCGGCCGCCTGCTCGGGCGACATGTACCCGGGCGAGCCGACCACGATCCCGGTCCGGGTCGTCTGGTCGCCGTCCAGCGCCCGCGCGATACCGAAGTCGATCACCCGCGGCCCGTCCGCCGCCAGCAGCACGTTGGACGGCTTGAGGTCCCGGTGCACCAGACCCGCCGCGTGCACCGCCGCCAGCGCCTGCGCCAACCCCGCACCCAGCGCCCGCACCGAGTGCTCCGGCAGCGGCCCGTGCTCGCCCACCGCCTCGCTCAGCGACGGCCCGAGCACGTACGAGGTGGCCAACCAGGGCAGCGCACCGGCGACTTCGGCGTCCACCACCGGCGCGGTGTACTTCCCGTCCACCGCCCGCGCGGCCGCCACCTCCCGGGCGAAGCGCGTCAGGAACTCGGGGTCACCGGCGAGTTCGGGGCGCACCACCTTGACGGCCACGGTCCGCCCGCCCGCCGAGCGCGCCAGGTAGACCCGGCCCATCCCGCCCACGCCGAGTCTGGCGAGCAACCGGTACGGGCCGATGGCCTCGGGATCAGTGACGTCCAACGGGTCCATGGGGCTCCCCCTTCGTACGGATCAAGCGAGCAGATCGTACGGGGCGTGGCCGACGCGCGGCAGGGTAAGGGGGGAGGCGTGACAGCTGAGATCTTGGGAGCGCTGGCCGGTTTGCTGGTCGCGCCGGTGCTGCGGGGGGCGGTGGCACGGTACGCGGTGGCGTACCGCGAGCCGGTCGCGGTGTGCGGCGGGTGCGCACGGGTGCCGCACTGGCTGCCGCCGACCGGGCGTTGCCCGGGGTGCGGGGCACGGTTCGGGGCGGCGCCGTTCGGGGTGGAGGCGGTGGCGGCCGCGGTGGGTGCGGGCGTCGGCGCGGGTGTTGGCGCGGCGGGGAGTTGGCCGATCGCGCTGGTACTGGCCTGGGTCGCGCTCTTCGGCGTGGTGCTCGCTTTCGTGGACGGCGCGGTGCACCGGCTGCCGGACGCCCTGACGCTGCCGCTCGGGGTGGGCGTCGCGGTGCTGCTCGCGGGCGCCGCACTGGTCGACCACCGGACCGGCGTGCTGACCAGGTGTCTGCTCGCCGCAGCCGTCTTCTTCCTGCTCTACGGCCTGCTGGCGCTGCTCGGCCCGATGGGCCTGGGCGATGCCAAACTCGCCCCCTCACTGGGCGCTTTGCTCGCCTGGTACGGCTGGCGCGCGGTATACCAGGGCGCCTTCGCCGGGTTCCTGCTGGCGGCGGCCTGGGGCCTGCTGCTGCTGGCGGCCAGGCGGGCGGGCCGCAAGGACCCGCTGCCGTTCGGGCCGTGCATGCTGCTCGGGGCGTTGGCCGGCGTGCTGGCGGGGGGTTGACCCCTCGGGTCGACCCCTGGGCCACCCCCCCGCCGGCACGGTGTCACCAGGCGCCGGCGAGCTGCTTGGTGCTGACGTTCAGGCGGTTGAAGAGGTTGGTCACGCCGATCATCAGCACGATCGCGGCGAGCTGCTCCTCGGTGTAGTGCCGTGCCGCCTCGTCCCAGATCGCGTCCGGAACCGGGTCCGGCCGGTCGGCGAGCCGGGTGGCCGCCTCGGCGAGGTCGAGCGCGGCCCGCTCGGCGTCCGTGTAGTACGGCGCCTCCCGCCAGACGGGGAGCGCGAAGAGCCGCTGGTCCGTCTCGCCGGCCTTCTTGGCATTGCGGGCGCCCCCGTCCACACAGGGGCCGCAGCCGTTGATCTGGCTGGCCCGCAGGTGCACCAGTTCCATGGTGATGCCGGGGACACCGCCTTTCTCGGCGGCCTTGAGGACGCCGAGGATGGCCGGCATCGCGTCGGGGATGATCACGGCGGGGTTCTGCATACGCGGCTGGGGCTGCATGGTGGCTGTCTCTCCGGTGTGTTGGGTGTTCTCGCTGCGTCGTACACAGCACTGACGGAGGGCGGGGCGGAAGTGTGACAGCGGACTGGGATCCCGATCTCGCGTGTCGTGCCCCGTGACGGACCGTGCTCCGTGCGTCACTGTCACAGACGGAGACGACTCGAAGAGGAGAGGCCGCATGGACCCGCTGACTTGGGTGGCGCTGGGGGACTCGTACACCGCAGGGGTGATCGTGACCGCTGGGGAGACCTTCGAAATCCCGCGCGACGGCTGTCAGCGCACCACGCTCGCCTATCCGCAGGTGCTGGCCCGCAGGCTGGAGGAGCAGGTCGAGCTGGTCGACGTCAGCAGCGGGGGCGCCACCATCGCCCACATCGCGCAGCACCCGCAGGAGCCGGCGGGCAGCCAGTTCCCGCCGCTCAGCACCGACCCCGACTACCCCTACCAGCCGGTGCCGCCGCAGATCGAGGCGGTCTCCGAGAAGACCGACGTGATCACGGTGGGCGCCGGAATCGCGACCCTCGAATTCCTTCCGATGCTGATGGAGTGCATCACGCTCGGTCAGGACTCCGGCAACAGGGGTGCGCCCGGTCGCGATGC from Kitasatospora azatica KCTC 9699 harbors:
- a CDS encoding prepilin peptidase; amino-acid sequence: MTAEILGALAGLLVAPVLRGAVARYAVAYREPVAVCGGCARVPHWLPPTGRCPGCGARFGAAPFGVEAVAAAVGAGVGAGVGAAGSWPIALVLAWVALFGVVLAFVDGAVHRLPDALTLPLGVGVAVLLAGAALVDHRTGVLTRCLLAAAVFFLLYGLLALLGPMGLGDAKLAPSLGALLAWYGWRAVYQGAFAGFLLAAAWGLLLLAARRAGRKDPLPFGPCMLLGALAGVLAGG
- a CDS encoding protein kinase domain-containing protein; this translates as MDPLDVTDPEAIGPYRLLARLGVGGMGRVYLARSAGGRTVAVKVVRPELAGDPEFLTRFAREVAAARAVDGKYTAPVVDAEVAGALPWLATSYVLGPSLSEAVGEHGPLPEHSVRALGAGLAQALAAVHAAGLVHRDLKPSNVLLAADGPRVIDFGIARALDGDQTTRTGIVVGSPGYMSPEQAAGQPMGPAGDVFSLGSVLLYAAAGHGPFESESGPAAQLYRVVHDQPDLSVLPEELRGAVGACLAKDPARRPTAEQLSAMLAPEGPEALLRDGWLPAPVASALARHAASVMDMEAPERAATTAGPVHPAYSPTATDGRPAADPGTMKLGTASTTTPGTTTTTPAASRPSRRGLLLAGGGVLALAAAGGAGWALSGSGGGKPSANGSPTAPASPSPQVTSFPNSTASGTPAPAPTSARPDGVPPSPLWTYPAQGRLAYAPVRISNGVLHPPGDALVGLDASTGAVLWSRREVSATYLGSGGGRAFVSTFNGVAGYDSRSGVPNWQSVTKFPDGRTISASTLLGADDHTVFLLGTLLPAGEVTTSGTDGVFGFSLDGKDQVWFQPRKKGTDPLVDSLVAGGNLYYTDDQDNLVARSGGDGRQVWFATTGAKAAFPPAADDTQAYCLAESTGLQAVRLSDGVQQWEIKVPAGEKRMFTPVTAAGGVVYGGDGTSAVTAWDAKTGKPLWSCPLPRPASGLVPPVLVHETLFVPGRGAEGVYAVDIKQAKIRWTFKNGLDTGDDWFLATDGERLYATFASTVYALPPV
- a CDS encoding carboxymuconolactone decarboxylase family protein, with product MQPQPRMQNPAVIIPDAMPAILGVLKAAEKGGVPGITMELVHLRASQINGCGPCVDGGARNAKKAGETDQRLFALPVWREAPYYTDAERAALDLAEAATRLADRPDPVPDAIWDEAARHYTEEQLAAIVLMIGVTNLFNRLNVSTKQLAGAW